Proteins from a genomic interval of Salmo trutta chromosome 39, fSalTru1.1, whole genome shotgun sequence:
- the LOC115179879 gene encoding rho GTPase-activating protein 6 isoform X4, which translates to MSTQERREPEAAKGDFTWNSLSGRSVRLMPTAIQSLSELERTWLQEVAFNRLHQDYDLGCQITIPKDGQKRKKSLRRKLDSLAKEKNKDKECIPQAFGMALSQVIANDRTHRQRQDGLRQDPPHREEHKDPSDLVSSILQFATKRSTNKELSSSNSSLSSTSETANESTSPSTPEAAPRARRRGGMSVDSITDLDDNQSRLLEALQLSLPAEAPSKKEKHRDKRLSLNPIYRQVPRLVDSCCQHLEKYGLQTVGIFRVGSSKKRVRQLREEFDRGVDVQLDEEHSVHDVAALLKEFLRDMPDPLLTKELYTAFINTMLLDCEEQRSATQLLVYLLPACNSDTLHRLLQFLSTVANHAHDSQDKDGQEVTGNKMTSLNLATIFGPNLLHKQKSSDKEFSVQSSARAEESTAVIAVLQRMIVTFHSLFMVPPDLQNEVLMSLLETDPDVVDYLLRRKASQSPDVLRSEDPFSLSERRSSSDSNKVSSGELSPYDNNSPILSEHLREGTSPRSEQYTLVREVAGRTRDTHGSNPWVSKEEHANIWGAWHSTLKPGLKDQPYAGSHSNMSEGSSRSSQEGLDCLQGDARQVVRRTQTSLGVAECRPHPPVTRVCSSPHGEAGRPRLLLSLNPVTPPHPHPDSQSAASSAEDLPQGIRHQDIPSPNSAHSGPPPPPYSGSSSRLSPAASKPAQPVSPSPAAPPHQHPLQGGRPMVPQNSASPTTDSMVPMSQEWQDWQRDRWQIWQLLSSENADTLPETLV; encoded by the exons atGGACAGAAAAGGAAGAAGTCACTGAGGAGGAAGTTGGACTCTTTGGCGAAAGAGAAAAACAAAGATAAAG aaTGCATCCCCCAGGCCTTCGGTATGGCCCTGTCCCAGGTGATCGCCAATGACCGGACCCACAGGCAGCGCCAGGATGGCCTGCGTCAGGACCCTCCTCACAGGGAGGAGCATAAGGACCCGTCGGACCTGGTGTCGTCCATCCTGCAGTTTGCCACCAAGAGGTCCACCAATAAGGAGCTGTCCAGCAGTAACTCCTCCCTCAGCTCCACCTCGGAGACAGCTAACGAGTCCACGTCGCCCAGCACGCCCGAGGCTGCCCCGCGGGCACGCAGGAGG GGGGGCATGTCGGTGGACTCCATCACAGACCTGGACGATAACCAATCCCGTCTGTTGGAGGCGCTGCAGCTCTCTCTGCCCGCTGAAGCGCCCAGCAAGAAGGAGAAGCACCGGGACAAGAGGCTGAGCCTCAACCCTATCTACAGACAGGTGCCTCGCCTGGTGGACAGCTGCTGCCAGCACCTGGAGAAGTATG GTCTTCAGACGGTGGGGATATTCCGAGTGGGGAGCTCCAAGAAGAGAGTGAGGCAG CTGAGGGAGGAGTTTGACCGGGGAGTGGACGTCCAGTTGGATGAGGAGCACAGTGTCCACGACGTGGCCGCGCTGCTCAAGGAGTTCCTCAGAGACATGCCTGACCCTCTCCTCACCAAGGAGCTCTACACTGCCTTCATAAACACCATGT TGCTGGACTGTGAGGAGCAGCGGAGTGCCACCCAGCTCCTGGTTTACCTGCTGCCAGCCTGTAACAGCGACACCCTGCATCGCCTCCTGCAGTTCCTCTCTACCGTGGCCAACCACGCCCACGACAGCCAAGACAAAGACGGACAGGAG GTGACGGGGAACAAGATGACCTCTCTGAACCTGGCCACCATCTTTGGTCCCAACCTGCTCCACAAGCAGAAGAGTTCAGACAAGGAGTTCAGTGTGCAGAGTTCGGCCCGCGCGGAGGAGAGCACCGCTGTTATCGCTGTTCTCCAGAGGATGATCGTAACCTTCCACTCCCTCTTcatg GTGCCCCCGGACCTGCAGAATGAGGTCCTGATGAGTTTACTGGAGACTGATCCTGATGTGGTAGACTATCTGCTCAGGAGAAAGGCATCACA GAGTCCAGACGTGTTGCGATCGGAGGATCCTTTCTCCCTGAGCGAGAGGCGCTCCTCCAGTGACTCCAACAAGGTATCCAGTGGAGAGCTGTCCCCCTATGACAACAACTCCCCCATTCTGTCTGAGCACCTGAGGGAAGGGACCAGCCCAAGGTCAGAACAGTACACCCTGGTGAGGGAGGTGGCAGGACGGACACGGGACACCCATGGGTCCAATCCCTGGGTCTCAAAAG AGGAGCATGCTAATATCTGGGGAGCTTGGCATTCCACTCTGAAACCAGGGCTGAAGGACCAGCCTTATGCAG GTTCCCATAGCAACATGTCAGAGGGCAGCTCACGCAGCTCCCAGGAAGGACTTGACTGTCTCCAAGGCGATGCCAGGCAGGTGGTACGACGGACACAGACCTCGCTGGGCGTGGCCGAATGCAGGCCCCATCCTCCTGTGACACGGGTCTGCAGCAGCCCTCATGGCGAGGCGGGACGGCCGCGCCTCCTGCTGAGCCTCAATCCTGTGACCCCACCCCATCCGCACCCCGACAGCCAATCAGCAGCCAGCAGCGCAGAGGACCTCCCCCAGGGCATTAGACACCAGGATATCCCCAGCCCTAACTCTGCCCACTCaggtcctccccctcccccttacAGTGGCTCGTCCTCCAGGCTCTCCCCCGCTGCCTCTAAACCAGCCCAGCCTGTCTCCCCTTCCCCCGCAGCACCCCCTCACCAGCACCCCCTGCAGGGTGGGAGGCCAATGGTGCCACAGAACTCAGCCTCCCCCACCACGGACAGCATGGTACCCATGAGCCAAGAGTGGCAGGACTGGCAGAGGGACAGATGGCAGATCTGGCAACTCCTGTCCTCAGAAAACGCAGACACACTCCCAGAGACACTGGTGTAA
- the LOC115179879 gene encoding rho GTPase-activating protein 6 isoform X3: MGDSVFLERHNSYLGDFTWNSLSGRSVRLMPTAIQSLSELERTWLQEVAFNRLHQDYDLGCQITIPKDGQKRKKSLRRKLDSLAKEKNKDKECIPQAFGMALSQVIANDRTHRQRQDGLRQDPPHREEHKDPSDLVSSILQFATKRSTNKELSSSNSSLSSTSETANESTSPSTPEAAPRARRRGGMSVDSITDLDDNQSRLLEALQLSLPAEAPSKKEKHRDKRLSLNPIYRQVPRLVDSCCQHLEKYGLQTVGIFRVGSSKKRVRQLREEFDRGVDVQLDEEHSVHDVAALLKEFLRDMPDPLLTKELYTAFINTMLLDCEEQRSATQLLVYLLPACNSDTLHRLLQFLSTVANHAHDSQDKDGQEVTGNKMTSLNLATIFGPNLLHKQKSSDKEFSVQSSARAEESTAVIAVLQRMIVTFHSLFMVPPDLQNEVLMSLLETDPDVVDYLLRRKASQSPDVLRSEDPFSLSERRSSSDSNKVSSGELSPYDNNSPILSEHLREGTSPRSEQYTLVREVAGRTRDTHGSNPWVSKEEHANIWGAWHSTLKPGLKDQPYAGSHSNMSEGSSRSSQEGLDCLQGDARQVVRRTQTSLGVAECRPHPPVTRVCSSPHGEAGRPRLLLSLNPVTPPHPHPDSQSAASSAEDLPQGIRHQDIPSPNSAHSGPPPPPYSGSSSRLSPAASKPAQPVSPSPAAPPHQHPLQGGRPMVPQNSASPTTDSMVPMSQEWQDWQRDRWQIWQLLSSENADTLPETLV, encoded by the exons atGGACAGAAAAGGAAGAAGTCACTGAGGAGGAAGTTGGACTCTTTGGCGAAAGAGAAAAACAAAGATAAAG aaTGCATCCCCCAGGCCTTCGGTATGGCCCTGTCCCAGGTGATCGCCAATGACCGGACCCACAGGCAGCGCCAGGATGGCCTGCGTCAGGACCCTCCTCACAGGGAGGAGCATAAGGACCCGTCGGACCTGGTGTCGTCCATCCTGCAGTTTGCCACCAAGAGGTCCACCAATAAGGAGCTGTCCAGCAGTAACTCCTCCCTCAGCTCCACCTCGGAGACAGCTAACGAGTCCACGTCGCCCAGCACGCCCGAGGCTGCCCCGCGGGCACGCAGGAGG GGGGGCATGTCGGTGGACTCCATCACAGACCTGGACGATAACCAATCCCGTCTGTTGGAGGCGCTGCAGCTCTCTCTGCCCGCTGAAGCGCCCAGCAAGAAGGAGAAGCACCGGGACAAGAGGCTGAGCCTCAACCCTATCTACAGACAGGTGCCTCGCCTGGTGGACAGCTGCTGCCAGCACCTGGAGAAGTATG GTCTTCAGACGGTGGGGATATTCCGAGTGGGGAGCTCCAAGAAGAGAGTGAGGCAG CTGAGGGAGGAGTTTGACCGGGGAGTGGACGTCCAGTTGGATGAGGAGCACAGTGTCCACGACGTGGCCGCGCTGCTCAAGGAGTTCCTCAGAGACATGCCTGACCCTCTCCTCACCAAGGAGCTCTACACTGCCTTCATAAACACCATGT TGCTGGACTGTGAGGAGCAGCGGAGTGCCACCCAGCTCCTGGTTTACCTGCTGCCAGCCTGTAACAGCGACACCCTGCATCGCCTCCTGCAGTTCCTCTCTACCGTGGCCAACCACGCCCACGACAGCCAAGACAAAGACGGACAGGAG GTGACGGGGAACAAGATGACCTCTCTGAACCTGGCCACCATCTTTGGTCCCAACCTGCTCCACAAGCAGAAGAGTTCAGACAAGGAGTTCAGTGTGCAGAGTTCGGCCCGCGCGGAGGAGAGCACCGCTGTTATCGCTGTTCTCCAGAGGATGATCGTAACCTTCCACTCCCTCTTcatg GTGCCCCCGGACCTGCAGAATGAGGTCCTGATGAGTTTACTGGAGACTGATCCTGATGTGGTAGACTATCTGCTCAGGAGAAAGGCATCACA GAGTCCAGACGTGTTGCGATCGGAGGATCCTTTCTCCCTGAGCGAGAGGCGCTCCTCCAGTGACTCCAACAAGGTATCCAGTGGAGAGCTGTCCCCCTATGACAACAACTCCCCCATTCTGTCTGAGCACCTGAGGGAAGGGACCAGCCCAAGGTCAGAACAGTACACCCTGGTGAGGGAGGTGGCAGGACGGACACGGGACACCCATGGGTCCAATCCCTGGGTCTCAAAAG AGGAGCATGCTAATATCTGGGGAGCTTGGCATTCCACTCTGAAACCAGGGCTGAAGGACCAGCCTTATGCAG GTTCCCATAGCAACATGTCAGAGGGCAGCTCACGCAGCTCCCAGGAAGGACTTGACTGTCTCCAAGGCGATGCCAGGCAGGTGGTACGACGGACACAGACCTCGCTGGGCGTGGCCGAATGCAGGCCCCATCCTCCTGTGACACGGGTCTGCAGCAGCCCTCATGGCGAGGCGGGACGGCCGCGCCTCCTGCTGAGCCTCAATCCTGTGACCCCACCCCATCCGCACCCCGACAGCCAATCAGCAGCCAGCAGCGCAGAGGACCTCCCCCAGGGCATTAGACACCAGGATATCCCCAGCCCTAACTCTGCCCACTCaggtcctccccctcccccttacAGTGGCTCGTCCTCCAGGCTCTCCCCCGCTGCCTCTAAACCAGCCCAGCCTGTCTCCCCTTCCCCCGCAGCACCCCCTCACCAGCACCCCCTGCAGGGTGGGAGGCCAATGGTGCCACAGAACTCAGCCTCCCCCACCACGGACAGCATGGTACCCATGAGCCAAGAGTGGCAGGACTGGCAGAGGGACAGATGGCAGATCTGGCAACTCCTGTCCTCAGAAAACGCAGACACACTCCCAGAGACACTGGTGTAA